Proteins co-encoded in one Aspergillus flavus chromosome 2, complete sequence genomic window:
- a CDS encoding major facilitator superfamily domain-containing protein produces the protein MLVDEGRSSWLDPMQKYKPDFNPGGGDADIGPKAGLIDAPGHSTELAAPTSGSLARTIAFLLMDSTIVAVAKKSRPGTIVVVMVKHIPIRYPLLLATNALVPSPDRIARMSVQYVDFESPDDPSIPFNWPIRKRVYISGLLGLLTMVVAMASSIFTSAIPTVIMMYNIDREVATLGVSLYVLGFATGPLCWAPFSELKGRKLPLVTSAFGFTVFCFATAVSKDLQSLMILRYFTGFFGAGPLTLSGAVYADIFPPHQRGIAMVGFCLMVFSGPLTAPFIGGFTVMNHSLGWRWTAYIPGILGSGIFVLLLTTMRETYVPVLLSWKADRLRREQGDWSIHAKHEEISLDLRAIIADYVSLPLKMLALDPIVLCMSVFASFVYGLLYLFLTAYPIIFQQIHGMNPGVGGLPYIGIIVGQLFGALGVFAMQPWVLRKMERNGGIIMPEWRLPIAIPGALAFSGGLFWLGWSGYRRSISWVAPTVSGLLTGFGLLTMFLPSIAYVVEARPKKAASAVAAHTFLRSLAGAIFPLFASYMFDALGVEWACTLLGCVAALLIPIPLLLYIYGARIRNRSGLSNES, from the exons ATGCTTGTGGACGAGGGAAGGTCGTCCTGGTTAGATCCCATGCAGAAATATAAACCGGATTTTAACCCCGGGGGGGGGGATGCCGATATTGGTCCTAAAGCGGGCCTTATCGATGCCCCAGGGCACTCTACGGAGCTTGCAGCTCCGACGAGCGGTTCACTCGCCAGGACCATTGCATTTCTACTGATGGACTCGACCATCGTTGCCGTTGCTAAAAAAAGTAGGCCGGGCACCATAGTAGTCGTAATGGTCAAA CATATTCCGATACGATACCCTCTTCTACTCGCTACTAATGCTCTTGTTCCGTCCCCTGATCGAATCGCCAGAATGAGTGTACAATACGTTGACTTTGAGAGTCCCGATGATCCGTCCATACCATTTAACTGGCCAATTCGGAAACG GGTATATATCTCAGGGTTGCTGGGACTCCTTACAATGGTCGTGGCAATGGCGAGTAGTATCTTTACTTCAGCCATACCCACCGTGATCATGATGTACAATATCGACAGGGAGGTAGCAACCCTAGGTGTCTCGCTCTACGTCCTTGGATTTGCCACGGGTCCCTTATGTTGGGCTCCTTTCTCCGAACTAAAAGGGAGAAAGCTTCCATTGGTTACATCAGCCTTTGGATTTACTGTTTTCTGTTTTGCAACTGCTGTTTCCAAAGATCTTCAGTCCCTTATGATACTTAGATACTTCACGGGCTTTTTCGGGGCGGGTCCCTTGACTCTTTCTGGGGCAGTCTATGCTGACATTTTCCCACCACATCAACGCGGTATTGCGATGGTCGGGTTCTGTCTGATGGTATTCAGCGGCCCTCTTACAGCCCCGTTCATAGGTGGATTTACTGTAATGAACCATAGTCTTGGTTGGCGCTGGACAGCATATATACCAGGAATTTTAGGCAGCGGCATCTTCGTGCTTCTACTTACTACGATGAGAGAAACCTATGTACCGGTCCTCCTCTCCTGGAAGGCGGATCGACTACGTCGCGAGCAGGGCGATTGGTCTATTCATGCAAAGCACGAGGAAATAAGCCTTGACTTGCGAGCCATAATTGCCGACTATGTCAGTCTTCCATTGAAAATGTTAGCCCTCGACCCGATCGTGCTATGTATGAGCGTTTTCGCCTCGTTCGTATATGGGCTTTTATATCTCTTTTTAACTGCATATCCTATTATCTTTCAACAGATCCATGGCATGAACCCCGGGGTAGGCGGGCTACCTTACATTGGAATCATCGTGGGACAGCTATTTGGCGCTTTGGGTGTGTTCGCAATGCAGCCATGGGTTCTTCGGAAAATGGAGCGGAATGGGGGCATAATAATGCCAGAGTGGCGTCTACCTATCGCGATTCCAGGAGCACTTGCCTTCTCGGGAGGTTTATTCTGGCTGGGTTGGTCAGGCTACCGGCGAAGCATATCATGGGTAGCTCCCACAGTATCAGGCCTACTTACTGGATTTGGCCTGCTGACAATGTTCCTACCCTCGATCGCCTATGTGGTAGAGGCACGACCGAAAAA GGCTGCTTCAGCCGTCGCTGCACACACGTTTCTTCGGTCATTGGCTGGCGCGATATTTCCACTTTTCGCATCCTATATG TTCGACGCTCTAGGGGTTGAATGGGCCTGCACCCTGCTCGGATGTGTCGCAGCGCTCCTCATCCCGATACCTTTGCTCCTCTACATCTACGGCGCCCGAATCAGGAATCGCTCCGGGTTGTCGAATGAATCTTAG